One genomic window of Sporosarcina ureae includes the following:
- a CDS encoding aldo/keto reductase translates to MDEKNVQSMRLNDGTSLPSIGFGTVKVKGAQGVVSTLTAIEAGYRLIDTSTNYNNEGMVGEAVRRSSVPREELLISSKLPGASHEYERAILMIQESLYRIGIDYFDKYLIHWPLPKQDKYVEAWQALVDAQKFGLIKTIGVSNFLPEHLERIIEKTGVTPATNQIERHPYFTNNELVQYNKSRGIVTEAWSPLGRKLNDVLENETIVSIARKYNKEPAQIIIRWNLQNDILTVVKSSNYAHQKANLDVFDFELSEEDIRQIDSLDKGEAGRVEGQHPNEYEEFD, encoded by the coding sequence ATGGATGAAAAGAATGTACAATCAATGCGTTTAAATGATGGAACGAGCCTTCCGTCCATTGGTTTCGGAACGGTAAAAGTAAAAGGAGCGCAAGGTGTGGTCAGTACGTTGACAGCGATCGAAGCGGGATACAGACTGATTGACACGTCAACAAATTATAATAATGAGGGAATGGTAGGAGAAGCGGTGCGTCGATCTTCTGTGCCTAGAGAAGAACTGCTCATCAGTTCCAAACTCCCCGGCGCTTCACATGAGTACGAAAGAGCGATTCTGATGATTCAAGAGTCATTGTATCGTATTGGAATCGATTATTTTGATAAATACTTGATTCATTGGCCGCTTCCAAAACAAGATAAATACGTAGAAGCATGGCAAGCGTTAGTCGATGCACAGAAATTCGGACTGATTAAGACGATAGGTGTATCTAATTTCTTACCGGAACATCTGGAGCGTATCATTGAAAAAACAGGTGTAACGCCGGCTACCAATCAGATTGAACGCCATCCGTATTTTACTAATAACGAACTAGTGCAATACAACAAAAGCCGCGGCATTGTAACGGAAGCATGGAGTCCTTTAGGGCGCAAATTAAACGACGTGTTAGAAAATGAAACGATTGTCTCGATTGCTAGAAAATACAATAAGGAACCAGCGCAAATTATTATTCGTTGGAACCTACAGAACGATATCTTAACGGTCGTAAAATCATCTAACTATGCCCATCAAAAAGCCAATCTTGATGTATTCGATTTTGAATTGTCCGAAGAAGATATAAGACAAATTGACTCTTTAGATAAAGGTGAAGCGGGAAGAGTAGAAGGACAGCACCCGAATGAATATGAAGAATTTGATTAA